One Candidatus Zixiibacteriota bacterium genomic window carries:
- a CDS encoding NHL repeat-containing protein, protein MKRMTLKSFLQGFSLFVFLVLMGGCASAPSWQGDGGGTSRPALTQVVPVKIIGEEESGSARLNRPTGIAIDQVGNLYIVDSGNNRIVKCSQRGEFSKETGGFGWDNGEFNLPGYVNLDNGLSLYITDTQNRRIQRFDNFLNFIQLVGSTIKEQPFANSQLEGVAVSRNGEVYIADSGNDCVWKLNNQFNSAEKLGGFESGTGALVDPKGLAIDDRGYLYVADSGNDRIAVFDLFGNFARSLGKGDLNRPSGVDVSSNGVVYVANTYEDDIVALDGNGMLLFKFGKTGDREGEFSRPTDLKVYEGRTIYVVDSGNNRVQQLELVE, encoded by the coding sequence ATGAAAAGAATGACTTTGAAAAGTTTCCTTCAAGGGTTCTCGCTTTTCGTCTTCTTGGTCCTAATGGGTGGCTGTGCCTCAGCTCCCTCCTGGCAGGGAGATGGTGGAGGAACATCGCGACCCGCTCTTACGCAAGTAGTCCCAGTGAAGATCATAGGCGAAGAAGAGTCAGGTTCAGCCCGGCTCAACCGACCCACGGGAATAGCTATTGATCAGGTTGGGAACCTTTACATTGTCGACTCCGGGAATAATCGGATAGTCAAGTGCAGCCAGAGAGGCGAGTTCTCAAAAGAGACCGGCGGGTTTGGGTGGGATAACGGGGAGTTCAACCTGCCCGGCTATGTCAATCTGGACAACGGGCTATCCCTTTACATCACCGACACCCAGAATAGGAGAATTCAGAGATTTGACAACTTCCTGAATTTTATCCAACTGGTCGGTTCCACCATTAAAGAACAACCATTTGCCAATAGCCAGCTTGAGGGCGTGGCAGTCTCCAGAAACGGTGAGGTCTACATAGCCGATTCTGGAAACGACTGTGTCTGGAAGCTGAATAACCAGTTCAACTCCGCGGAGAAATTGGGCGGGTTTGAGTCAGGCACTGGAGCATTGGTCGATCCTAAGGGTTTAGCTATAGATGACAGAGGGTATCTCTATGTGGCTGATTCCGGCAATGATCGGATAGCGGTATTTGACCTGTTCGGGAATTTTGCCAGATCCCTTGGAAAAGGAGATCTTAACAGACCCTCTGGAGTGGATGTTTCGAGCAACGGAGTAGTCTACGTCGCAAATACTTATGAAGATGATATAGTGGCATTAGATGGAAACGGAATGCTGCTTTTTAAGTTCGGTAAAACCGGTGACAGGGAAGGTGAGTTCTCCAGACCTACGGATTTGAAGGTCTATGAAGGAAGAACCATTTACGTGGTCGATTCCGGCAATAACCGGGTTCAACAATTAGAGTTGGTAGAATAA